The sequence CGAGCACAATACGTGCGTAACCCCCGTTGATTACTTGGACCATTTTACTATTGTCTATAATATCTCCTCTTACACAAACCACATCATGGCCGAGGTCCTGGTGGACCTGCCGCGCGATGATCCCACGGTAGATTCCATAACCCCATTGTGGGGAGGGGCGAATTGGCACGAGAGGGAAGCGTTCGATCTAATGGGCGTGGTGTTCAAAGGACATCCCGACCTGCGCCGCATCATGCTCCCCGATGAGTTCAAGTTCCATCCGTTGAGGAAGGATTTCCAGGTCGGAAGGAGGGTCTGAAATGTCTGATGAGATGTGGGTCAATAT comes from Methanomassiliicoccales archaeon and encodes:
- a CDS encoding NADH-quinone oxidoreductase subunit C, coding for MKVIVYDKPDKSEEEVANAIRSKFPEMEGIEVAPRRITFKVKREDLLDIFTFMKDELSFEHNTCVTPVDYLDHFTIVYNISSYTNHIMAEVLVDLPRDDPTVDSITPLWGGANWHEREAFDLMGVVFKGHPDLRRIMLPDEFKFHPLRKDFQVGRRV